One genomic segment of Hevea brasiliensis isolate MT/VB/25A 57/8 chromosome 3, ASM3005281v1, whole genome shotgun sequence includes these proteins:
- the LOC110633732 gene encoding uncharacterized protein LOC110633732 isoform X1, giving the protein MGAGKNTTTVDINRSGPMPPNLVNSTAHARNLKKSQLGGVIFGCKNNTMNECLSKQLFGLPATHISYVKNIDPGLPLFLFNYSDRKLRGIFEAAGSGQMNIDPYGWTAGGSQRTQYPAQVQICVRLQCHPLPEVQFKPIIAANYHNRNHFWFELDHAQTRKLMSLFASLAVSPSTSVSEDTANLRIIYQPVSLPQRDGGFETIVSEVQNHLDCKFDSVDVSSCLDGKNWPLENQLDMNIIEQDEKNLILKQLQELASKHGANDLSLTDYVEDSAAINDNHLEEKSSEEQMGLGLRNEGSASASFDSQCIIAQLVQGMEELKVFKAEQTLKVYYLEQKLVDAEEQIQRLKDRCMMLESMCSPTVEHINDRASDTFDDLYKDPTNESIYLVGGYDGQSWLPALDLYFPARDDLKSLKPMSTVRAYASIAHLNNEIYIFGGGNGHSWYDTVESYNPANDQWTLRPSLTGKRGSLGGATLNDKIFAVGGGNGLECLSDVEMLDLNVGRWIPTRSMLQKRFALAAVELNGVLYVTGGFDGSDYLNSAERFDPREHSWTRIASMNTKRGCHSLAVLNEKLYALGGFDGTKMVPSTEIFDPRLGLWVDGEPMDQSRGYSAAAVVDESIYVIGGVRSDENIVGTVEHFKEGEGWQESYTRTISKRCFLSAIVL; this is encoded by the exons ATGGGGGCTGGGAAGAATACGACCACTGTAGATATCAACAGAAGTGGACCTATGCCGCCAAATCTTGTAAACAGCACAGCTCATgccagaaatttgaagaaaagccaGCTTGGAGGTGTCATATTTGGCTGCAAGAACAACACCATGAATGAATGCCTCTCTAAACAACTCTTTG GTTTACCAGCTACACACATATCATATGTAAAAAATATTGATCCTGGCTTGCCACTGTTCCTTTTCAACTACAGCGATAGGAAGCTTCGTGGGATCTTTGAAGCTGCTGGCTCTGGCCAAATGAATATTGACCCATATGGGTGGACAGCTGGTGGTTCACAGAGAACACAATATCCTGCACAG gttcaaatttgtgtcCGACTACAATGCCATCCACTGCCTGAAGTACAGTTTAAACCTATAATTGCAGCCAACTATCACAATCGTAACCATTTCTGGTTTGAACTAGACCATGCACAAACCAGGAAgctgatgtcattatttgcatcttTAGCAGTTTCTCCTAGTACTTCCGTATCTGAGGATACAGCAAACTTGAGAATTATATATCAACCTGTTTCTTTGCCTCAAAGAGATGGAGGGTTTGAAACAATTGTTTCAGAGGTTCAAAATCACTTGGATTGCAAATTTGATTCAGTAGATGTTTCTTCTTGTTTAGATGGCAAGAACTGGCCTCTAGAAAATCAGTTAGATATGAACATAATAGAACAAGATGAGAAAAACCTTATACTCAAGCAACTGCAGGAATTGGCTTCTAAGCATGGCGCTAACGATTTGTCTTTGACGGATTATGTAGAAGATTCTGCTGCTATAAACGATAATCACTTGGAAGAAAAGTCTTCAGAGGAACAAATGGGCTTAGGGTTGAGGAATGAAGGGAGTGCTTCTGCCTCATTTGATAGTCAGTGCATTATTGCTCAG CTGGTTCAGGGGATGGAGGAGCTTAAGGTTTTTAAAGCAGAGCAAACTCTGAAGGTGTATTATTTGGAGCAGAAGCTG GTTGACGCTGAAGAGCAAATTCAACGGTTGAAGGACCGTTGTATGATGTTAGAGTCTATGTGTAGTCCCACAGTGGAACACATTAATGATAGAGCAAGTGATACTTTTGATGACCTGTATAAAGATCCTACTAATGAGTCCATTTATCTGGTGGGTGGATATGATGGTCAATCTTGGTTACCAGCCTTGGATTTGTATTTTCCTGCACGAGATGATTTAAAGTCTTTGAAGCCAATGAGCACTGTTCGTGCATATGCTTCTATTGCACATTTGAATAATGAGATTTACATTTTTGGCGGTGGTAATGGGCATTCATGGTATGACACAG TTGAATCATACAATCCAGCTAATGATCAGTGGACTTTGCGGCCTTCCTTGACTGGGAAAAGGGGGAGTTTGGGTGGTGCCACTTTAAACGACAAAATATTTGCTGTTGGTGGTGGGAATGGGTTGGAATGCCTTTCAGATGTCGAAATGCTCGATTTAAATGTTGGAAGGTGGATCCCAACAAGATCAATGCTGCAAAAG CGATTTGCTCTTGCTGCTGTGGAACTTAATGGTGTACTTTATGTGACGGGGGGATTTGATGGGAGTGATTATTTGAA TTCTGCTGAAAGATTTGACCCTAGAGAACATTCTTGGACAAGAATTGCGAGTATGAACACAAAGAGGGGCTGTCATTCATTGGCTGTTTTGAATGAAAAATT gTATGCCTTGGGCGGTTTTGATGGAACTAAAATGGTTCCAAGCACTGAGATATTTGATCCACGTCTTGGTTTGTGGGTCGATGGGGAGCCGATGGACCAGTCTAGAGGGTATTCTGCTGCTGCGGTTGTTGATGAATCTATATATGTAATTGGAGGGGTCAGATCAGATGAAAACATTGTAGGCACG GTTGAACATTTCAAGGAGGGGGAAGGATGGCAAGAAAGCTATACAAGGACCATTAGTAAAAGGTGCTTCTTGTCAGCGATTGTTCTCTAG
- the LOC110633732 gene encoding uncharacterized protein LOC110633732 isoform X2 translates to MGAGKNTTTVDINRSGPMPPNLVNSTAHARNLKKSQLGGVIFGCKNNTMNECLSKQLFGLPATHISYVKNIDPGLPLFLFNYSDRKLRGIFEAAGSGQMNIDPYGWTAGGSQRTQYPAQVQICVRLQCHPLPEVQFKPIIAANYHNRNHFWFELDHAQTRKLMSLFASLAVSPSTSVSEDTANLRIIYQPVSLPQRDGGFETIVSEVQNHLDCKFDSVDVSSCLDGKNWPLENQLDMNIIEQDEKNLILKQLQELASKHGANDLSLTDYVEDSAAINDNHLEEKSSEEQMGLGLRNEGSASASFDSQCIIAQGMEELKVFKAEQTLKVYYLEQKLVDAEEQIQRLKDRCMMLESMCSPTVEHINDRASDTFDDLYKDPTNESIYLVGGYDGQSWLPALDLYFPARDDLKSLKPMSTVRAYASIAHLNNEIYIFGGGNGHSWYDTVESYNPANDQWTLRPSLTGKRGSLGGATLNDKIFAVGGGNGLECLSDVEMLDLNVGRWIPTRSMLQKRFALAAVELNGVLYVTGGFDGSDYLNSAERFDPREHSWTRIASMNTKRGCHSLAVLNEKLYALGGFDGTKMVPSTEIFDPRLGLWVDGEPMDQSRGYSAAAVVDESIYVIGGVRSDENIVGTVEHFKEGEGWQESYTRTISKRCFLSAIVL, encoded by the exons ATGGGGGCTGGGAAGAATACGACCACTGTAGATATCAACAGAAGTGGACCTATGCCGCCAAATCTTGTAAACAGCACAGCTCATgccagaaatttgaagaaaagccaGCTTGGAGGTGTCATATTTGGCTGCAAGAACAACACCATGAATGAATGCCTCTCTAAACAACTCTTTG GTTTACCAGCTACACACATATCATATGTAAAAAATATTGATCCTGGCTTGCCACTGTTCCTTTTCAACTACAGCGATAGGAAGCTTCGTGGGATCTTTGAAGCTGCTGGCTCTGGCCAAATGAATATTGACCCATATGGGTGGACAGCTGGTGGTTCACAGAGAACACAATATCCTGCACAG gttcaaatttgtgtcCGACTACAATGCCATCCACTGCCTGAAGTACAGTTTAAACCTATAATTGCAGCCAACTATCACAATCGTAACCATTTCTGGTTTGAACTAGACCATGCACAAACCAGGAAgctgatgtcattatttgcatcttTAGCAGTTTCTCCTAGTACTTCCGTATCTGAGGATACAGCAAACTTGAGAATTATATATCAACCTGTTTCTTTGCCTCAAAGAGATGGAGGGTTTGAAACAATTGTTTCAGAGGTTCAAAATCACTTGGATTGCAAATTTGATTCAGTAGATGTTTCTTCTTGTTTAGATGGCAAGAACTGGCCTCTAGAAAATCAGTTAGATATGAACATAATAGAACAAGATGAGAAAAACCTTATACTCAAGCAACTGCAGGAATTGGCTTCTAAGCATGGCGCTAACGATTTGTCTTTGACGGATTATGTAGAAGATTCTGCTGCTATAAACGATAATCACTTGGAAGAAAAGTCTTCAGAGGAACAAATGGGCTTAGGGTTGAGGAATGAAGGGAGTGCTTCTGCCTCATTTGATAGTCAGTGCATTATTGCTCAG GGGATGGAGGAGCTTAAGGTTTTTAAAGCAGAGCAAACTCTGAAGGTGTATTATTTGGAGCAGAAGCTG GTTGACGCTGAAGAGCAAATTCAACGGTTGAAGGACCGTTGTATGATGTTAGAGTCTATGTGTAGTCCCACAGTGGAACACATTAATGATAGAGCAAGTGATACTTTTGATGACCTGTATAAAGATCCTACTAATGAGTCCATTTATCTGGTGGGTGGATATGATGGTCAATCTTGGTTACCAGCCTTGGATTTGTATTTTCCTGCACGAGATGATTTAAAGTCTTTGAAGCCAATGAGCACTGTTCGTGCATATGCTTCTATTGCACATTTGAATAATGAGATTTACATTTTTGGCGGTGGTAATGGGCATTCATGGTATGACACAG TTGAATCATACAATCCAGCTAATGATCAGTGGACTTTGCGGCCTTCCTTGACTGGGAAAAGGGGGAGTTTGGGTGGTGCCACTTTAAACGACAAAATATTTGCTGTTGGTGGTGGGAATGGGTTGGAATGCCTTTCAGATGTCGAAATGCTCGATTTAAATGTTGGAAGGTGGATCCCAACAAGATCAATGCTGCAAAAG CGATTTGCTCTTGCTGCTGTGGAACTTAATGGTGTACTTTATGTGACGGGGGGATTTGATGGGAGTGATTATTTGAA TTCTGCTGAAAGATTTGACCCTAGAGAACATTCTTGGACAAGAATTGCGAGTATGAACACAAAGAGGGGCTGTCATTCATTGGCTGTTTTGAATGAAAAATT gTATGCCTTGGGCGGTTTTGATGGAACTAAAATGGTTCCAAGCACTGAGATATTTGATCCACGTCTTGGTTTGTGGGTCGATGGGGAGCCGATGGACCAGTCTAGAGGGTATTCTGCTGCTGCGGTTGTTGATGAATCTATATATGTAATTGGAGGGGTCAGATCAGATGAAAACATTGTAGGCACG GTTGAACATTTCAAGGAGGGGGAAGGATGGCAAGAAAGCTATACAAGGACCATTAGTAAAAGGTGCTTCTTGTCAGCGATTGTTCTCTAG
- the LOC110633732 gene encoding uncharacterized protein LOC110633732 isoform X3, which translates to MNIDPYGWTAGGSQRTQYPAQVQICVRLQCHPLPEVQFKPIIAANYHNRNHFWFELDHAQTRKLMSLFASLAVSPSTSVSEDTANLRIIYQPVSLPQRDGGFETIVSEVQNHLDCKFDSVDVSSCLDGKNWPLENQLDMNIIEQDEKNLILKQLQELASKHGANDLSLTDYVEDSAAINDNHLEEKSSEEQMGLGLRNEGSASASFDSQCIIAQLVQGMEELKVFKAEQTLKVYYLEQKLVDAEEQIQRLKDRCMMLESMCSPTVEHINDRASDTFDDLYKDPTNESIYLVGGYDGQSWLPALDLYFPARDDLKSLKPMSTVRAYASIAHLNNEIYIFGGGNGHSWYDTVESYNPANDQWTLRPSLTGKRGSLGGATLNDKIFAVGGGNGLECLSDVEMLDLNVGRWIPTRSMLQKRFALAAVELNGVLYVTGGFDGSDYLNSAERFDPREHSWTRIASMNTKRGCHSLAVLNEKLYALGGFDGTKMVPSTEIFDPRLGLWVDGEPMDQSRGYSAAAVVDESIYVIGGVRSDENIVGTVEHFKEGEGWQESYTRTISKRCFLSAIVL; encoded by the exons ATGAATATTGACCCATATGGGTGGACAGCTGGTGGTTCACAGAGAACACAATATCCTGCACAG gttcaaatttgtgtcCGACTACAATGCCATCCACTGCCTGAAGTACAGTTTAAACCTATAATTGCAGCCAACTATCACAATCGTAACCATTTCTGGTTTGAACTAGACCATGCACAAACCAGGAAgctgatgtcattatttgcatcttTAGCAGTTTCTCCTAGTACTTCCGTATCTGAGGATACAGCAAACTTGAGAATTATATATCAACCTGTTTCTTTGCCTCAAAGAGATGGAGGGTTTGAAACAATTGTTTCAGAGGTTCAAAATCACTTGGATTGCAAATTTGATTCAGTAGATGTTTCTTCTTGTTTAGATGGCAAGAACTGGCCTCTAGAAAATCAGTTAGATATGAACATAATAGAACAAGATGAGAAAAACCTTATACTCAAGCAACTGCAGGAATTGGCTTCTAAGCATGGCGCTAACGATTTGTCTTTGACGGATTATGTAGAAGATTCTGCTGCTATAAACGATAATCACTTGGAAGAAAAGTCTTCAGAGGAACAAATGGGCTTAGGGTTGAGGAATGAAGGGAGTGCTTCTGCCTCATTTGATAGTCAGTGCATTATTGCTCAG CTGGTTCAGGGGATGGAGGAGCTTAAGGTTTTTAAAGCAGAGCAAACTCTGAAGGTGTATTATTTGGAGCAGAAGCTG GTTGACGCTGAAGAGCAAATTCAACGGTTGAAGGACCGTTGTATGATGTTAGAGTCTATGTGTAGTCCCACAGTGGAACACATTAATGATAGAGCAAGTGATACTTTTGATGACCTGTATAAAGATCCTACTAATGAGTCCATTTATCTGGTGGGTGGATATGATGGTCAATCTTGGTTACCAGCCTTGGATTTGTATTTTCCTGCACGAGATGATTTAAAGTCTTTGAAGCCAATGAGCACTGTTCGTGCATATGCTTCTATTGCACATTTGAATAATGAGATTTACATTTTTGGCGGTGGTAATGGGCATTCATGGTATGACACAG TTGAATCATACAATCCAGCTAATGATCAGTGGACTTTGCGGCCTTCCTTGACTGGGAAAAGGGGGAGTTTGGGTGGTGCCACTTTAAACGACAAAATATTTGCTGTTGGTGGTGGGAATGGGTTGGAATGCCTTTCAGATGTCGAAATGCTCGATTTAAATGTTGGAAGGTGGATCCCAACAAGATCAATGCTGCAAAAG CGATTTGCTCTTGCTGCTGTGGAACTTAATGGTGTACTTTATGTGACGGGGGGATTTGATGGGAGTGATTATTTGAA TTCTGCTGAAAGATTTGACCCTAGAGAACATTCTTGGACAAGAATTGCGAGTATGAACACAAAGAGGGGCTGTCATTCATTGGCTGTTTTGAATGAAAAATT gTATGCCTTGGGCGGTTTTGATGGAACTAAAATGGTTCCAAGCACTGAGATATTTGATCCACGTCTTGGTTTGTGGGTCGATGGGGAGCCGATGGACCAGTCTAGAGGGTATTCTGCTGCTGCGGTTGTTGATGAATCTATATATGTAATTGGAGGGGTCAGATCAGATGAAAACATTGTAGGCACG GTTGAACATTTCAAGGAGGGGGAAGGATGGCAAGAAAGCTATACAAGGACCATTAGTAAAAGGTGCTTCTTGTCAGCGATTGTTCTCTAG